One Ranitomeya imitator isolate aRanImi1 chromosome 1, aRanImi1.pri, whole genome shotgun sequence DNA window includes the following coding sequences:
- the LOC138657784 gene encoding taste receptor type 2 member 40-like, producing the protein MPNTFIVASMTILGASTIFGVLTNLLIVTVNFVDKVKGRKLNPSDLIMVTLGSFNVFFQFIMLINDYVSFLDRDLYSSEHIYTLFTVLLILPIFSSFWFTVCLSVYYYLQIIIFTHPVLIRLKLGVSQLIPKLLMASVFTSVANGIPAAWYRYKDHLSLNISSNQGLEPTVPKVNVVYMLPSTIISSSLPLTLIGIVNGIIIKSLLSHSHKEDRNANGDLRQRAEARVRAARTIGSLLLLYIAFYVSEILLFTDTFPRNSPGFCACLMVIYIYPPAQSMVLITGSPKLKQVSIALLWYLVGKKQTKTIEILVIKL; encoded by the coding sequence ATGCCTAATACTTTTATTGTAGCATCTATGACTATTTTGGGAGCTAGCACAATATTTGGGGTGCTCACCAACTTACTGATTGTCACTGTGAATTTTGTTGACAAGGTCAAAGGCAGGAAGCTCAATCCATCAGATCTCATCATGGTCACCCTTGGTTCATTTAATGTATTTTTCCAGTTTATCATGCTGATTAATGACTATGTGAGTTTCTTGGACCGTGATCTCTACAGTTCTGAACACATTTATACTTTATTTACAGTTTTGCTTATTCTGCCTATATTTTCTAGTTTCTGGTTCACAGTTTGTTTGTCAGTCTACTACTACTTGCAGATTATCATTTTCACTCACCCAGTTTTAATCCGGCTTAAACTGGGAGTTTCTCAACTCATACCAAAACTGCTTATGGCTTCCGTGTTTACTTCAGTGGCTAATGGCATACCAGCTGCCTGGTACCGGTACAAGGATCACCTTAGCTTAAACATATCTAGTAATCAAGGTTTAGAACCAACTGTGCCAAAAGTAAATGTTGTGTATATGCTCCCCAGTACTATCATTAGTAGTTCCCTTCCACTGACTCTCATTGGAATTGTCAATGGCATTATCATCAAGTCATTGCTTTCACACAGCCACAAGGAGGACAGGAATGCAAATGGAGACCTTCGACAAAGAGCAGAAGCTCGTGTACGTGCCGCTAGGACCATTGGCAGCCTCCTTCTTCTTTACATTGCATTTTATGTATCTGAGATTCTCCTTTTCACAGACACTTTTCCTAGGAATAGCCCTGGATTCTGTGCTTGTCTGATGGTAATTTATATCTATCCTCCAGCACAATCTATGGTTCTGATAACGGGAAGCCCTAAGCTGAAGCAAGTCTCCATTGCTTTACTATGGTATTTAGTAGGTAAAAAGCAGACAAAAACTATAGAGATCTTAGTTATCAAGCTCTGA